The DNA region GCAGTTTTTATAGCATCTTTCTCATTTTCATTTGTTTTTAAAGGAGGATTTTTTGAAGGTATTGCTTCAGGTACTGTGGGTACTATAGTATATCTTTTAACTATGAGGATTAAAAATAAAATTTTTAAAGATTTTATGGCAGGGTTTTTACTTCATACTTTGATAAAAATATTATCTTTGTATTATTCAATAAATCCTTTTCCAACTTTAGCTGGAGCTGTTATGGTTTTTGTTCCTGGTTTGTTATTAACTAATGGTATAATGGAGATTGGAGACAGAAATTTGGTTTCAGGAAGTTCTAAGTTGTTAGAAGCCATTTTTGTTCTTGGAGCTCTTGTTATGGGAGCGGGTATTTCCGCAGCATTCTGGAGGTAATTTATGTGGATTCGAGTATTTTTTTCTTTTTTAGCTACAGGGTCTTTTGCAGTTATCTTTAATACACCTAAAAAACATATACCTTTTGCGGCTTTAACTGGAGCTATAGGTTGGTTTTTTTATGAGGTCTTTAAAGAAGCTTATGGCTTTGAAAGTGGAATAATTTTTGCCTCTTTGAGTGTTGGTTTTACTTCTTATGTTATGTCAAAAATTTTTGATACTAACGTTCATCCATTTATTACAGCTGGAATAATACCACTTGTGCCGGGTGCAACTGCTTTTTTTACATTTCAATATTTTATACAGGGAAATCTTGAAGAAGCTTCAAGTTATGCATATCAAACTTTTGTTGCTGCTTTTGGTATAGTGATAGGAATTGCAGCTTCTTTTAATGTTGCAGATTTGATAAGTAATAAACTTAAATCTCAAAAATTTATTAATAAGAAAAAATAATATAATTTTTATATAGTATGAGGAGGATTCGTAGATGGATATAGGAAAAAGGTATACACCGCATGAATTAGAAAATAAATGGTATAAAATATGGCAGGATAAGAGAGCTTTTGAGCCAAATAATAAAGGAAAAGAGTCGTTTACTATAGTCATTCCTCCACCAAATATAACTGGCAAATTACATGTTGGACATGCTTTAAATATTACATTACAAGATATTTTGACGAGATATTATAGAATGAAAGGTTATGATACTTTATGGTTGCCAGGTGAAGATCATGCTGGAATAGCTACTCAACATGTTGTTGAGAAACATTTGAGAGCCACTGAAGGAAAAAGAAGAGAAGAGTATGACAGGGAAGATTTTGTTGGTAGAGTATGGGATTGGGCCAATGAATACAGAGATCATATAAGAGAGCAAATAAAGGGCCTTGGAGCTTCAGTAGATTGGTCAAGAGAAAGGTTTACACTTGATGAAGGACTCAATGAAGCTGTGAACAAGGTTTTTGTACAACTTTACAATGAAGGTTTAATATACAGAGGGAAATATATAGTTAATTGGTGTCCAAGTTGCGGTACTGTTTTAGCAGATGATGAAGTTGAACATGAGGATGAAAATGGACATTTGTGGAATATTAAATATCCTATAAAAGATGAAGATGATTTTATAGTTATTGCAACAACAAGACCTGAAACAATGCTTGGAGATGTTGCAGTGGCAGTTCATCCTTCTGATGAAAGAAATAAAGATAAGATAGGTAAAAAAGTAATTTTGCCATTAATTGGTAGAGAAATAGAGATAATTGCTGATCCCTATGTAGATCCTGAATTTGGAACGGGATTTGTTAAAATAACACCTGCTCATGATCCAAATGATTATCAAATTGGCATAAGGCATGATCTTGAACAAATTCAAATAATGGATGAACATGCTAAAATAAATGAAAATGGTGGTATATATAAAGGGCTTGATAGATATGAAGCCAGAAAAAAAATTGTACAAGATTTGGAAGAACAAGGATATCTTGTTGAAATTCAAGATCATAAACATGCAGTAGGGCATTGTTATAGATGTAATACAACTGTAGAGCCATTTTTGATGGATCAGTGGTTTGTTAAGGTTAAACCGCTTGCTGAAGAAGCTATAAAGGCTGTTGAAAACAATGATATAAACTTTTATCCAGAAAGATATAAAAAAGTTTATTTGAATTGGATGAATGAAATAAGGGATTGGTGTATTTCGAGACAACTTTGGTGGGGTCATAGAATACCTGTATGGTATTGTGATGATTGTGGTGAAATAAATGTTTCTGAGAAAGCTCCGGATAAATGTCAAAAATGTGGTTCAAAAAATCTTATTCAAGATAGTGATGTCTTAGACACCTGGTTTTCATCAGCTTTATGGCCGTTTTCAACTCTTGGTTGGCCAAATAAAACAGAAGATGTTGAAAGGTTTTATCCAACGACAACATTAATAACGGCTTTTGATATTATATTTTTTTGGGTTGCGAGAATGATAATGATGGGAGAAAAGTTTATGGATAATAAGCCTTTTTCCAATGTCTATATAACGCCTTTGGTTAGAGATAAAAAAGGAAGAAAAATGTCTAAATCTTTAGGTAATGGTATAGATCCTCTTGAAATAATAAAAGAATTTGGTGCAGACCCTTTGAGGTTTACACTTGCTATACTTGCAGCTCAAGGAAGAGATATAAAACTTGATAACAAATCTTTTGAGCCATATTCTAAATTTGCAAATAAAATATGGAATGCTACAAGATTTGCACTTTTAAATCTTAAAGATTTTGAAAAACTTGATAATATGGCATTTGAACAATTAAAGGTTGAAGATAAATGGATTCTCACAAGGATGAATAGAACAATAAAAATTGTAGATAAGGCTCTTGAAACTTTTAATTTTAATCATGGAGCAAAAGCTATATATGATTTTGTATGGAGTGAATTGTGTGATTGGTATATAGAATCTGTTAAACCAAGATTATTTTCAGAGGGTGAAGATAAAAAGATTGCTCAGAATGTTATTTTACATGTTTTTGATAATGCATTGAGACTTTTACATCCATTTATGCCTTATGTATCAGAAGAATTATGGCAAGCATTACCAATTGAAAAAGAAGAACTCTTAATAACGAGTCATTGGCCAGAATATGATGAAGAAACAGTTTTTGAAAATGATGAAAATCTATATATAAAAATAATGGAAAGTGTTAGAGGTATTAGAAATGTAAAAGCAGAAATGAATATCCCTTCAAGTAAAAAGACTGATATGATGTATAAAGAGTTAAAAGATTCTTCATGGATAGATTTGAATAAAAATCTTATAAAGAATCTTGCAAATATAGATAATATTAATAAAGTTTCTATTAAACCAGATAAATCTGGAACTGCTTTTGTAGATGAAAATGTAGAGGTATATGTTCCACTTGGTGAATTGATCGATGTGGATGCCGAAAAAGAAAGATTAACTAAAAAAATAGACAAACTTGAGTTAGAAGTTCAAAAAATGAATAAAAAACTCTCAAATAAAAATTTTATAGAAAAGGCAGATCCAGAAGTTGTTGAAGATGCAAAAAGAAGATTAGAAGAAGGTCAATATCAACTTGGTAAGGTTAAGAAACTTTACGAGGAGTTATAATATATGAATTTTAATGAACTTTTGGAGTTACTTTATGAAAAAAAAGCAGGTAATATAAAAATAAAACTTGGTTTAGAAAGAATGAAAGCTTTAATAGATAGAATGGATAATCCTCAATTTTCTTATAAGGTTATTCATGTAGCTGGAACAAATGGTAAAGGAAGTATTACTAAAGCTGTTTCTGATATGCTTATATCTCAAGGGTTTAAAGTTGGAACTTTTATATCTCCACATCTCATAAAGATAAATGAGAGGATAAGTGTTGATAATAAACTTATTGAAGATGATGAACTTTTAGAGTTATACAATCAAATGTCACCTATATTAGAAAGTTTAGAGCATTCTGATGAAGATATGTCACCATCATTCTTTGAGATAATTACTGCTATGGCTTTGAAGTATTTTAAAGATAAAGAGGTAGATGTGGCAGTTATAGAGGTTGGACTTGGTGGAAGATTAGATTCTACAAATGTTGTCAAATCTGATGTTTCTGTTATTTCTAATATTCAAAAAGATCATACTAAAATACTTGGAGATACCCTTGAAGAGATAGCTTTTGAAAAAGCTGGAATTATAAAAGAAGGGAATTATGTTGTAATAGGAGATATAAATGGTAGTCCAAAAGAAGTTATAAAGAAAAAAGCTGAAACTGTCAATGCAGAATATGTTTTTGAGATTAATAATAATTTTAAATATCAAAATCCAAGATATTCTATGGATTGGAATATGATAGATTATTATGGTTTAAAACTTGAACTTAAAGATCTTGTTTTTAAGGCAAATGGTGCATATCAGCCACACAATGTATCTGTGGCTTTAGCTACTATAGAATCTTTTTTTCTCAAAAACAATTATAAAATAGATCTTGAAAAACTTAGAGAAAGTTTAAAAGAATTTTCATGGAATGGTAGATTTGAATTAATCGAATATAATGGTAAAAAAATAATTCTTGAAGGAGCTCATAATATTGAAGGAATAAAAATGTTGAAAAAAACATTAAATTTATATACTCCTTTTGGGAATAAAGTTGCTCTTGTTGGAATACTTGATGATAAAGATATTGAAGATATGGTTAAAGAAATTCCGAGTTCTTTTGATAAAATAATTGTTACATCTATAGAAAATAATAGATCTATAAATCCACGAAGGATACAGCAAGAAATGCAAAAATATTCATCTTATCCTATAGATTATGTGGAAGATACATCGGAGGCTTTTAAAAAGCTTCTAAATGAAAGAGCAGATTATTATTTTGTTACCGGTTCTTTATATTTAGTTGGACAAATAAAAAGCTTTTTAAATTGTCAATAAAGGAAGGTTTTTATGATTAAAAAAATAAAAGGAAAAGTTTTGAATATTGAAGATGAATTTATAGATATAGAAATAGGGCCTCTTACAATTGAGGCCTTTCCTTCTTATAGAATAATGAAAGATTTAAAAGAGGGCGATGATTATAATTTTTATGCAAGTCTTGAAATTAATGAATGGAATACATCTTTTTATGTGTTTAAAGATGAAATAGAAATATCGGTTTATAAAGCGTTAAAAACAGTTTCAAAAATAGGACCAAAAACTGCTGCGAGAATAACTAAAACTAATGATGCAGAAAATGTTGCAATAATGATTTCTTCAGAAGATGTTAAAGGTCTATCTAAACTTCCTGGCATAGGGAAAAAAACAGCGGAAAGGCTTATTTCTGAATTAAAAAATAAATTTGATATCGGAAAACTTGAAAAAGCCGATAACAGTATTTCAGATTCTGTTGATGCTCTTGAAGCTCTTGGTTTTGATAGGGCGATTATTATTAAAAACATTAAAGCTTTAAATTTAGAAGATAAAAGTACTGAAGAAATAATAAAAATTTTATTGTCTAAAATGTGAGTTATGAATTAACAATTCGGTACTAATCAGTAACTTTATTTAAAGATATAAATGTTAACATGGAGGTGTACAATGAAAGTATTAATTTTAGCTGCTGGCATGGGTACAAGGATGAAATCTAAAAAGCCAAAAGTTATGCATGAAATAATGGGTAAACCTATGTTAAACTGGGTTATTGATACATCTAAAGAATTAACTAATGATATTGCGGTAGTTTTGGGGCATGGAATTGATAAAGTAAGAACTATTTTAAATGATGATGTTGAAATTTTTGAGCAGAAACAAACTTTGGGTACAGGCCATGCTGTTATGTCTGCTGAAGAATTTTTAACTGGAGAAGAATTATTGATCCTTTATGGAGATGTGCCTTTGATATCTTTAAAAACATTAAAAAATTTGATATCTAAGCATAGAAAAGAAAAAAATGATGCAACTTTATTGACAGTAGATCTTGAAAATCCTTATGGATATGGAAGAGTTGTGAGAAACAAAGATGAATTTGAAAAAATAGTTGAACACAGAGATGCCGATGAAAAACAATTAAAAATAAAAGAAATAAATAGTGGTATAGCTATTTATAATATAACAAGTCTAAGAAAAGCATTAAAGCAGATAAATTCTAATAATTCGCAGGGGGAATATTATCTAACTGATGCTTTTTTATATTTTAAAAAAGTGGGTATTTTTAAGACAGACAATAAATATGAAGTTTCGGGAGTTAATAATAGAGTTCAATTATCAGAACTTTCTTATATTGCAAGAAAAGAAATTTTAAATAATTTAATGCTAAATGGAGTTACTATCTTAGACCCAGAAAGTACATATATAGATAAAGAAGTCAAAATAGGTTTTGATACAGTCATAATGCCACAAACATATATTTTTGGAGATACAACAATAGGAGAAGATTGTTGTATAGGACCTATGACAAGGATTAATTGTTGTAAAATAGGAGATAATGTTAAAGTTTTGAGATCTGAATGTGAGAAGGCTGAAATTTTTAATAATGTATCTGTTGGTCCTTATAGTAGGATAAGAGAGAAATCTATTATAGAAGATAATGTAAAAATAGGAAATTTTGTAGAAACTAAAAAGACTAAAGTGAGTAAAAACTCGAAAGCCCAACATTTATCATATCTTGGTGATGCGTGTATAGGAGAAAATGTAAATATAGGTGCGGGAACAATAACCTGTAATTATGATGGAAAAAATAAATTCAAAACAAATATAGGTAAAAATTCATTTGTTGGAAGTAATACATCTTTAGTGGCACCTGTAAATGTTGGAGAGAATTCTATAATAGCTGCAGGATCAGTTATTACAGAAGATATTCCTGATTCTACTTTGGCATTTGGAAGGGCCAGACAAATAAATAAAGTGGGAAAGCTTGAAAAAGAAAGAGAGAAGGGAGAGTAAGAAATATGTCTTTAGTTGGGCGTTCTGAGATGAAAGTTTTTACTGGTAATTCTAACCTGGCTCTTGCTAATAAAATAGTTGAATACATGGGTACCAGATTAGGAGATTGTGAAGTTAAGAAGTTTGCAGATGGAGAAATAAATGTAAAGATAAATGAAACTGTTAGGGGTTATGAAGTTTATATAATTCAGTCTTTATCTAATCCTGTAAATGATAATCTTATGGAACTTCTTATAATGATTGATGCACTAAAGAGAGCATCAGCGGCTTCTATTTCTGTTATAATTCCTTATTATGGATATGCAAGGCAGGACAGAAAAGCAAGAGGTAGAGATCCGATAACGGCAAAATTAGTTGCAAATTTATTAACAACAGCTGGTGCTGATAGAGTTGCTACGATAGATCTTCATGCCGAACAAATTCAGGGTTTTTTTGATATACCTCTTGATAATTTATGGAGTTTCCCAGTTT from Oceanotoga teriensis includes:
- a CDS encoding threonine/serine ThrE exporter family protein; this encodes MHLERVVDVFLELARQLYYHGSNATEIEKYISDAALAYNLEVQIASIGTVIYLTVVDKKGKSITRIERIQNTSIDFNKLEQWENLIKKMISETPPISFVRDDILILKYEQNKIIRSMPINIIAVFIASFSFSFVFKGGFFEGIASGTVGTIVYLLTMRIKNKIFKDFMAGFLLHTLIKILSLYYSINPFPTLAGAVMVFVPGLLLTNGIMEIGDRNLVSGSSKLLEAIFVLGALVMGAGISAAFWR
- a CDS encoding threonine/serine exporter family protein → MWIRVFFSFLATGSFAVIFNTPKKHIPFAALTGAIGWFFYEVFKEAYGFESGIIFASLSVGFTSYVMSKIFDTNVHPFITAGIIPLVPGATAFFTFQYFIQGNLEEASSYAYQTFVAAFGIVIGIAASFNVADLISNKLKSQKFINKKK
- a CDS encoding valine--tRNA ligase; translated protein: MDIGKRYTPHELENKWYKIWQDKRAFEPNNKGKESFTIVIPPPNITGKLHVGHALNITLQDILTRYYRMKGYDTLWLPGEDHAGIATQHVVEKHLRATEGKRREEYDREDFVGRVWDWANEYRDHIREQIKGLGASVDWSRERFTLDEGLNEAVNKVFVQLYNEGLIYRGKYIVNWCPSCGTVLADDEVEHEDENGHLWNIKYPIKDEDDFIVIATTRPETMLGDVAVAVHPSDERNKDKIGKKVILPLIGREIEIIADPYVDPEFGTGFVKITPAHDPNDYQIGIRHDLEQIQIMDEHAKINENGGIYKGLDRYEARKKIVQDLEEQGYLVEIQDHKHAVGHCYRCNTTVEPFLMDQWFVKVKPLAEEAIKAVENNDINFYPERYKKVYLNWMNEIRDWCISRQLWWGHRIPVWYCDDCGEINVSEKAPDKCQKCGSKNLIQDSDVLDTWFSSALWPFSTLGWPNKTEDVERFYPTTTLITAFDIIFFWVARMIMMGEKFMDNKPFSNVYITPLVRDKKGRKMSKSLGNGIDPLEIIKEFGADPLRFTLAILAAQGRDIKLDNKSFEPYSKFANKIWNATRFALLNLKDFEKLDNMAFEQLKVEDKWILTRMNRTIKIVDKALETFNFNHGAKAIYDFVWSELCDWYIESVKPRLFSEGEDKKIAQNVILHVFDNALRLLHPFMPYVSEELWQALPIEKEELLITSHWPEYDEETVFENDENLYIKIMESVRGIRNVKAEMNIPSSKKTDMMYKELKDSSWIDLNKNLIKNLANIDNINKVSIKPDKSGTAFVDENVEVYVPLGELIDVDAEKERLTKKIDKLELEVQKMNKKLSNKNFIEKADPEVVEDAKRRLEEGQYQLGKVKKLYEEL
- a CDS encoding bifunctional folylpolyglutamate synthase/dihydrofolate synthase, producing MNFNELLELLYEKKAGNIKIKLGLERMKALIDRMDNPQFSYKVIHVAGTNGKGSITKAVSDMLISQGFKVGTFISPHLIKINERISVDNKLIEDDELLELYNQMSPILESLEHSDEDMSPSFFEIITAMALKYFKDKEVDVAVIEVGLGGRLDSTNVVKSDVSVISNIQKDHTKILGDTLEEIAFEKAGIIKEGNYVVIGDINGSPKEVIKKKAETVNAEYVFEINNNFKYQNPRYSMDWNMIDYYGLKLELKDLVFKANGAYQPHNVSVALATIESFFLKNNYKIDLEKLRESLKEFSWNGRFELIEYNGKKIILEGAHNIEGIKMLKKTLNLYTPFGNKVALVGILDDKDIEDMVKEIPSSFDKIIVTSIENNRSINPRRIQQEMQKYSSYPIDYVEDTSEAFKKLLNERADYYFVTGSLYLVGQIKSFLNCQ
- the ruvA gene encoding Holliday junction branch migration protein RuvA, with the protein product MIKKIKGKVLNIEDEFIDIEIGPLTIEAFPSYRIMKDLKEGDDYNFYASLEINEWNTSFYVFKDEIEISVYKALKTVSKIGPKTAARITKTNDAENVAIMISSEDVKGLSKLPGIGKKTAERLISELKNKFDIGKLEKADNSISDSVDALEALGFDRAIIIKNIKALNLEDKSTEEIIKILLSKM
- the glmU gene encoding bifunctional UDP-N-acetylglucosamine diphosphorylase/glucosamine-1-phosphate N-acetyltransferase GlmU, giving the protein MKVLILAAGMGTRMKSKKPKVMHEIMGKPMLNWVIDTSKELTNDIAVVLGHGIDKVRTILNDDVEIFEQKQTLGTGHAVMSAEEFLTGEELLILYGDVPLISLKTLKNLISKHRKEKNDATLLTVDLENPYGYGRVVRNKDEFEKIVEHRDADEKQLKIKEINSGIAIYNITSLRKALKQINSNNSQGEYYLTDAFLYFKKVGIFKTDNKYEVSGVNNRVQLSELSYIARKEILNNLMLNGVTILDPESTYIDKEVKIGFDTVIMPQTYIFGDTTIGEDCCIGPMTRINCCKIGDNVKVLRSECEKAEIFNNVSVGPYSRIREKSIIEDNVKIGNFVETKKTKVSKNSKAQHLSYLGDACIGENVNIGAGTITCNYDGKNKFKTNIGKNSFVGSNTSLVAPVNVGENSIIAAGSVITEDIPDSTLAFGRARQINKVGKLEKEREKGE